From the Clostridium putrefaciens genome, one window contains:
- a CDS encoding flotillin family protein: MIGVIILIVIGIILSMWKKVPQDKAIVVTGLKKRVISGGGGIVIPILERTDKISLENMKIEVRIGNALTGQGVGISADGVSVIKVKSDHESVLSAVEQFNTGNEDKTIAIIKDTSKDVLEGKLREIVSKMTIEEIYKDREMFAARVQEVAAIDLDQMGLEIKTFTIRDISDENGYLKALGKGRIAEVKRDAEIAEAEAQKETKIRTSEAFRAGEAARLIAETSVAESVKNKELKVQSYRKDQETSKAMADLAYEIEGNKVKKEVTETEMMVQIIRKQKEIELAEQESLRKEKELEATVKRSSEADKYQAIQEAQAKSEAIKLEGQAKSEAMRLEGMAKVDIIRETGKAEAEAMMKKAEAFKQYSEAAVLQMVVEKLPELARAIAEPLSKTEKIVIIDGGKGENGGGASRVAGYVTDIMTKVPETVKATTGIDLLSILQGIGKKEDAKEIEETYSKAIEANSINEQDIEG, from the coding sequence ATGATAGGTGTAATCATACTAATAGTTATTGGAATAATACTTTCAATGTGGAAGAAGGTTCCTCAAGATAAGGCTATAGTAGTTACAGGACTTAAGAAAAGGGTAATCTCAGGTGGCGGAGGAATAGTAATTCCTATATTAGAAAGAACAGATAAAATATCATTAGAAAATATGAAAATTGAAGTTAGAATAGGCAATGCACTTACAGGACAAGGTGTTGGAATTAGCGCAGATGGAGTTTCGGTTATAAAGGTTAAATCTGATCATGAGTCTGTACTTTCAGCAGTAGAGCAATTTAACACTGGAAATGAAGATAAAACAATAGCTATAATTAAAGACACATCTAAAGATGTGCTTGAAGGTAAGCTAAGAGAAATAGTGTCTAAGATGACTATAGAAGAGATTTATAAGGATAGAGAAATGTTCGCAGCTAGAGTCCAAGAAGTTGCTGCAATAGATTTAGATCAAATGGGACTTGAGATAAAGACCTTTACTATAAGAGATATTTCAGATGAAAACGGATATCTTAAAGCTTTAGGTAAGGGGAGAATTGCTGAAGTTAAAAGAGATGCTGAAATAGCTGAAGCAGAAGCTCAAAAAGAAACTAAAATAAGAACATCAGAAGCCTTTAGAGCAGGAGAAGCAGCAAGGCTTATAGCTGAAACCTCTGTTGCTGAATCTGTAAAAAATAAAGAACTTAAAGTTCAATCTTATAGAAAAGACCAAGAAACTTCTAAAGCTATGGCTGATTTAGCTTATGAAATAGAAGGAAATAAGGTAAAAAAAGAAGTTACAGAAACAGAAATGATGGTTCAAATAATCAGAAAGCAAAAAGAGATAGAACTTGCAGAGCAAGAATCATTAAGAAAAGAAAAGGAATTAGAAGCTACCGTAAAGAGGTCATCAGAAGCAGATAAATATCAAGCAATACAAGAAGCGCAGGCAAAATCAGAAGCCATAAAGCTAGAAGGTCAGGCTAAATCAGAGGCTATGAGGCTAGAAGGTATGGCAAAAGTAGATATTATAAGGGAAACAGGTAAGGCAGAAGCAGAAGCTATGATGAAAAAAGCAGAGGCATTTAAACAATATAGTGAAGCGGCCGTACTTCAAATGGTAGTAGAAAAGTTACCAGAGTTAGCAAGAGCAATAGCAGAGCCACTATCTAAAACAGAAAAGATAGTAATAATAGATGGTGGAAAAGGAGAAAATGGTGGGGGAGCTTCAAGGGTAGCAGGTTATGTTACAGATATAATGACTAAGGTACCAGAAACAGTAAAGGCTACTACGGGAATAGATCTACTAAGCATTCTTCAAGGCATAGGAAAAAAAGAAGATGCAAAAGAAATTGAAGAAACTTATAGTAAAGCCATAGAAGCAAATAGTATAAATGAACAGGATATAGAAGGGTAA
- the oraE gene encoding D-ornithine 4,5-aminomutase subunit OraE yields MVERLEQNKKLNIEEILKDLDKYEPKWRGWHWREEVVDGKVGEFSYKEISAPLKKSHPLPAARSFEGIDPQPRAVITTEIASGRFEDDIRRMRMAAWHGADHLMVIRTAGQSHFDGLIEGSPEGIGGVPITRKEIRATRKAIDLIEEEVGRKINFHSYVSGVAGPDVAVMFAEEGVNGAHQDPQYNVLYRNINMFRSFVDAATAKHIMAYVDMLQIDGAHNANATAMKGYNVMPELMVQHAINSKFSEMVGIKPENIALSTVPPTSAPAPCMRYDLPYAVALRQFFKKYKMRAQMNTKYIESCEREATVGHTLNLLISELTSVDIQSTITPDEGRNVPWHYNNIHAVNTAKQAFLGMDGLMDMVELKETGYLPEKVREIQERAILFLEEIIECGGYFKAVDSGFFIDSGEYPERNGDGISRKMDGGDAVNTIIKRDEDYFAPVCGQFGYNNVPKQYKKPCDAIEECTLCNHSKIKYIDELDDKDNAKERMEKVKEDGTVVPEVQWSKDGYVKITLCIPENEQISEAAAIEMGKRMNLRDVEILHKQVLQSSEGTLVEIKGVCNFEPIKRDELILPKRRKTLSNGIMKDYVKTHPVKIVAATVGEDEHSVGLREVIDIKHGGVERFGLEAIYLGTSCPIDKLVEAAIESKAVAILCSTIITHNDVHIKNMKKLNDLCIEKGVRDKLILVSGGTQVTDEIARANGMDVGFGRGSNGTDVASFIIKKLIGEYVNKDE; encoded by the coding sequence ATGGTAGAAAGATTAGAGCAGAACAAAAAGCTTAATATTGAAGAAATCCTAAAGGATTTAGATAAGTATGAGCCGAAATGGAGAGGATGGCATTGGAGGGAAGAGGTAGTGGATGGAAAGGTTGGAGAGTTTAGTTACAAAGAAATATCAGCTCCTTTGAAAAAAAGTCATCCACTCCCGGCTGCAAGAAGTTTTGAGGGGATAGATCCACAACCAAGGGCTGTTATTACAACGGAAATTGCTTCAGGTAGGTTTGAAGATGATATAAGAAGAATGAGAATGGCAGCTTGGCATGGTGCAGATCATTTAATGGTTATAAGAACTGCAGGACAAAGTCATTTTGATGGATTAATAGAAGGAAGTCCAGAAGGCATAGGTGGCGTACCTATTACGAGAAAGGAGATTAGGGCTACAAGAAAAGCCATAGATTTAATAGAAGAAGAAGTAGGAAGGAAGATTAACTTTCACTCTTATGTATCTGGGGTAGCTGGGCCGGATGTAGCTGTTATGTTTGCAGAAGAGGGGGTTAACGGGGCACATCAAGATCCTCAATATAATGTTCTTTATAGGAATATAAATATGTTTAGATCCTTTGTAGACGCTGCAACAGCAAAGCATATAATGGCTTATGTAGATATGCTTCAAATAGATGGAGCTCATAACGCTAATGCTACAGCTATGAAGGGATATAATGTGATGCCAGAACTTATGGTTCAACACGCTATAAATTCAAAGTTTTCAGAAATGGTTGGAATAAAGCCAGAGAATATAGCACTTTCAACGGTGCCACCGACTTCTGCACCGGCTCCTTGTATGAGATACGATCTACCTTACGCAGTAGCACTTAGGCAGTTTTTCAAAAAGTATAAAATGAGAGCTCAAATGAACACTAAATATATAGAATCCTGTGAAAGAGAAGCAACAGTTGGACATACCCTAAACCTTTTAATATCAGAATTAACATCAGTAGATATTCAAAGTACAATAACCCCTGATGAGGGAAGAAATGTGCCTTGGCATTATAATAATATTCATGCTGTAAATACAGCTAAGCAAGCTTTTTTAGGTATGGATGGTCTAATGGATATGGTAGAACTTAAAGAAACAGGATATTTACCAGAAAAAGTACGAGAGATACAAGAAAGAGCCATATTATTTCTTGAAGAGATAATTGAATGTGGTGGATATTTTAAGGCAGTAGATTCTGGATTCTTTATAGATTCAGGAGAGTACCCAGAAAGAAATGGTGATGGTATTTCAAGGAAAATGGATGGTGGAGATGCAGTTAATACTATAATAAAAAGGGATGAGGACTACTTTGCACCGGTTTGTGGACAATTTGGATATAATAATGTACCAAAGCAATATAAAAAGCCCTGTGATGCTATAGAAGAATGTACTCTATGTAATCATTCAAAGATTAAATATATAGATGAATTAGATGATAAAGATAATGCTAAAGAAAGAATGGAGAAAGTTAAAGAGGATGGCACAGTGGTTCCGGAAGTTCAATGGTCTAAAGATGGATATGTAAAAATAACATTATGTATTCCAGAAAATGAACAAATAAGTGAAGCAGCAGCTATTGAAATGGGTAAAAGGATGAATTTAAGAGATGTGGAGATTCTTCATAAACAAGTGCTTCAAAGCTCAGAGGGTACACTTGTAGAAATTAAAGGAGTATGTAATTTTGAGCCAATAAAGCGTGATGAATTAATTCTTCCAAAAAGGAGAAAAACACTTTCAAATGGGATTATGAAAGATTATGTTAAGACACATCCAGTAAAAATTGTAGCAGCAACAGTAGGTGAAGATGAGCATTCTGTAGGACTAAGAGAGGTTATAGATATTAAACATGGTGGAGTTGAAAGATTTGGGTTAGAAGCTATATATCTTGGAACTTCATGTCCTATAGATAAACTAGTAGAGGCAGCTATAGAATCAAAAGCTGTAGCTATATTATGTAGCACTATAATTACCCACAATGATGTTCATATAAAAAACATGAAGAAACTTAATGATCTTTGTATTGAAAAGGGGGTAAGAGATAAGCTTATACTTGTTTCAGGGGGAACTCAAGTTACAGATGAAATAGCAAGAGCTAATGGTATGGATGTTGGATTTGGAAGGGGATCAAATGGAACAGATGTGGCATCTTTTATAATTAAAAAGCTAATAGGTGAATATGTAAATAAAGATGAGTAG
- a CDS encoding sigma-54 interaction domain-containing protein → MSNAEHILQCLLENLDEGIHIVDSNGKTIYYNSVMSKVEGIDQSKVLGKKVNEYLKEVKDHESTIMSSLKSGEKIVDLIQHYDSGHRKRVTTINTTIPLVLDNKTICVIEIAKDTTQLEELTEKIYRLQNLEGNNIKHYTFQDIYGNNAAMKDAIEKAKRSSKSNSTVLIYAETGAGKEVFSQSIHYGSLRKNKPFIAINCAAIPGTLLEGMLFGTEKGGFTGAENKKGLFEEANHGTILLDEVNSLEPYLQSKLLRVLQEEKVRPIGSNKTVDIDVRIIATINEDPEKLIESGKLRKDFYYRLSVIRINIPSLRERKEDIPIFVEKLILKYNKILNKNIRGIDEDMLNKLLKYNWPGNIRELKNVIESAINMAEYNSILTQNHFDNRIINKDLKDANNNISYTTSKEESSFNLEEHISNIEKKIICKVLYENNSNISKSARKLGISRQTLQYKIKKYNIN, encoded by the coding sequence TTGTCTAACGCAGAACATATATTACAATGTTTATTAGAAAATTTAGATGAAGGAATTCATATAGTAGACTCTAATGGGAAGACTATATATTATAATAGTGTTATGAGCAAGGTTGAAGGAATAGATCAAAGTAAGGTTTTAGGAAAAAAGGTAAATGAATATTTAAAAGAGGTAAAAGATCATGAGTCTACCATAATGAGTTCATTAAAAAGCGGTGAAAAAATTGTAGATTTGATACAACATTATGATAGTGGTCATAGGAAAAGGGTTACAACTATAAATACAACAATACCTTTAGTTTTGGATAACAAAACTATATGTGTAATTGAAATAGCAAAAGATACAACTCAATTAGAAGAACTTACAGAAAAGATATATAGACTACAAAATTTAGAAGGAAACAATATAAAGCACTATACATTTCAAGATATATACGGAAATAATGCAGCTATGAAAGATGCAATAGAAAAGGCTAAAAGATCTAGCAAATCAAATTCCACTGTGCTAATATATGCAGAAACTGGTGCAGGTAAAGAAGTTTTTTCCCAGAGTATTCATTATGGTAGTCTAAGAAAGAATAAGCCTTTTATAGCTATAAATTGTGCAGCTATCCCTGGAACATTACTTGAAGGCATGCTTTTTGGTACAGAAAAGGGCGGATTTACGGGTGCAGAAAATAAAAAGGGGCTATTTGAGGAGGCAAATCACGGGACTATATTGTTAGATGAAGTTAATTCTTTAGAACCATATCTTCAATCCAAACTTTTGAGAGTACTTCAAGAGGAAAAGGTAAGACCTATTGGAAGTAATAAGACAGTAGATATTGATGTAAGAATAATAGCAACAATAAATGAAGATCCAGAAAAGCTTATAGAAAGTGGTAAGCTTAGAAAAGACTTTTATTATAGGTTAAGTGTAATTAGGATAAATATACCTTCCCTAAGAGAAAGAAAAGAGGACATCCCTATATTTGTAGAAAAGTTAATTTTAAAATATAACAAGATTTTGAATAAGAATATAAGAGGAATAGATGAAGATATGCTAAATAAGCTCTTAAAATACAATTGGCCAGGCAATATAAGAGAGCTTAAAAATGTAATAGAGTCTGCTATAAATATGGCGGAATACAATTCAATCCTCACACAAAATCACTTTGATAATAGAATAATAAATAAAGATTTAAAAGATGCTAATAATAATATTTCTTATACCACATCTAAAGAAGAGAGTAGCTTTAATTTAGAAGAACATATATCTAATATTGAGAAAAAGATAATATGTAAGGTGTTATATGAAAATAACAGTAACATAAGTAAAAGTGCAAGAAAACTAGGAATTTCAAGGCAAACACTTCAATATAAGATAAAAAAATATAATATTAATTAA
- the ortA gene encoding 2-amino-4-oxopentanoate thiolase subunit OrtA — MIRKGTWIEIEEVVLEVDDRASNIPIETKATPLKCWIRGYCMEDCDLGEYVQVKTNIGRIAKGVVVEVEPGYYHTYGKYVSEISRIGIQAKEMIK, encoded by the coding sequence ATGATAAGAAAGGGAACATGGATTGAAATTGAAGAAGTAGTTTTAGAAGTAGACGATAGGGCTAGTAACATACCAATTGAAACTAAAGCTACCCCTCTTAAGTGCTGGATACGTGGGTATTGCATGGAGGACTGTGACCTAGGTGAATATGTACAGGTTAAAACTAATATAGGGAGAATTGCCAAAGGCGTAGTTGTAGAGGTAGAGCCAGGATATTATCATACTTATGGTAAGTACGTAAGTGAAATATCTAGGATAGGAATTCAAGCAAAAGAGATGATTAAATAA
- the ortB gene encoding 2-amino-4-oxopentanoate thiolase subunit OrtB, with protein MNKYEKLMERKNEIMLKSVGINFEKYETGNLSFDYEWLMEDVGYSLNEVRDIQREVGVGNTPLLELKNITKLARKCSKTGRAARIFIKDESCNPSGSFKDRRASISVYDAMKRGYKGVGAATSGNYGAAVASQANIRGLKCIIANECYDSRKVGQPEILEKGRKCEGYGAEVIRLTVGPELFYAYLKILEDTGYYNASLYSSYGIAGIETLGDEIAKECNERFGKYPEAVIATHAGGGNVTGTARGLIKAGALNTKIIGASVDLSGLHMASDIDFNKKSFTTGHTGFGIPFLTYPDRSDVPRSAARPLRYLDRYVTITQGEVFWMTEILAQIEGLERGPAGNTSLSAAFSISQEYDDDAIIIVQETEYTGAGKHLIPQLNFAKENGIKVFIGDPKDQVPGENIVIPSSPSLVSVIDVDMDNMRGSYIKNMIKRLGKDQVREVDVEFLCKETKMSKNEVAQILRFHNVEID; from the coding sequence ATGAATAAATATGAAAAGCTTATGGAAAGAAAAAATGAAATAATGCTTAAGTCTGTAGGGATCAATTTCGAAAAATATGAAACAGGAAATCTTTCTTTTGATTATGAATGGTTAATGGAAGATGTAGGATATTCATTAAATGAAGTAAGGGATATACAAAGAGAAGTTGGGGTTGGAAACACACCTTTATTAGAACTTAAAAATATAACAAAACTTGCTAGAAAGTGTTCTAAAACTGGAAGGGCGGCTAGGATATTTATAAAAGATGAAAGTTGTAATCCTTCTGGAAGCTTTAAGGATAGGAGGGCATCAATATCGGTATATGATGCTATGAAAAGAGGATACAAAGGTGTAGGAGCTGCAACTTCAGGAAACTATGGAGCTGCGGTGGCATCTCAAGCTAATATTAGGGGACTTAAATGTATAATAGCTAATGAATGTTATGACTCAAGAAAAGTTGGACAACCTGAAATATTAGAAAAGGGTAGAAAATGTGAAGGCTATGGAGCTGAAGTCATTAGACTTACCGTAGGTCCAGAATTATTTTATGCTTATTTAAAGATACTTGAAGATACAGGGTATTATAATGCATCACTATATTCATCTTATGGAATAGCGGGTATAGAAACCTTAGGAGATGAAATAGCAAAAGAATGTAATGAAAGATTTGGAAAGTACCCAGAGGCTGTTATAGCAACTCATGCAGGTGGGGGAAATGTAACGGGGACTGCAAGAGGTCTTATTAAGGCAGGAGCCTTAAATACCAAGATTATAGGGGCATCTGTGGATCTTTCTGGTCTTCATATGGCATCGGATATAGATTTCAATAAAAAGTCTTTCACCACAGGTCATACAGGGTTTGGTATTCCATTTCTCACATATCCAGATAGGTCGGACGTTCCAAGAAGTGCTGCAAGACCATTAAGATACTTAGATAGATACGTTACTATAACTCAAGGAGAAGTATTTTGGATGACTGAAATACTAGCTCAAATTGAGGGCCTTGAAAGAGGTCCGGCAGGTAACACATCCCTTTCGGCTGCCTTTTCCATAAGTCAAGAATATGATGATGACGCCATAATAATTGTTCAAGAAACTGAGTATACAGGGGCAGGTAAACATTTAATACCTCAACTTAATTTTGCAAAAGAAAATGGAATTAAGGTTTTTATTGGTGATCCAAAAGATCAGGTTCCGGGAGAAAACATAGTTATACCTTCAAGTCCATCTTTAGTATCAGTTATAGATGTAGATATGGATAATATGAGAGGTTCTTATATTAAGAACATGATCAAAAGGCTAGGAAAAGATCAGGTAAGAGAAGTTGATGTAGAATTTTTATGTAAAGAAACTAAGATGTCAAAAAATGAAGTAGCACAAATATTAAGATTCCACAACGTTGAAATAGATTAG
- a CDS encoding SH3 domain-containing protein: protein MSKKIIRLLKNKKTGIIAFLIIILAGIGITLSLFIVNKHRVGTSKEKNNLAEESFIENETSIEEVNINDKEDNLKVEPEFIKKDFMGKTITKINFRNVPNGDIEYAIGEKSILQVFGEQDGWYKIRYNEKEGWASAKYIEKYTEEDKKKDDEQKKKDDEQKKKDEDEKKKSKEQKKRAEKIDNNIKADKKLNDNSTVPSSSSADYKRGFKHQAFSNSTQVILVTTKGMGTSYCNIKFYEKAGEDWNVITETSGRLGSNGLAYISNRKQSTNKTPAGVINIISAFGVANNPGTKYSYTKVNNEMYWDLNSGSSTYNRLIYNNPGGDYEHLASYPTQYKYALVTDYNNGQVQDKGGAIFLHCNGNGSTGGCVSMDETSMRNIITRVDPNKNPKILIIPNSDLGSYWN from the coding sequence ATGAGTAAAAAGATAATAAGACTATTAAAGAATAAAAAAACTGGTATAATCGCTTTTTTAATAATTATATTAGCAGGTATAGGAATAACTTTAAGTTTATTTATAGTGAATAAACATAGGGTAGGGACTTCTAAGGAGAAAAACAATTTAGCTGAAGAAAGTTTTATAGAAAACGAAACATCTATTGAAGAAGTAAATATAAATGATAAAGAAGACAACTTAAAAGTAGAACCTGAATTTATTAAAAAAGATTTTATGGGCAAGACTATTACAAAGATTAATTTCAGAAATGTACCAAATGGAGATATTGAATATGCAATAGGAGAAAAAAGTATACTACAGGTATTTGGTGAGCAAGATGGATGGTATAAAATTAGATATAATGAAAAGGAAGGCTGGGCGAGTGCTAAATATATAGAAAAGTACACTGAAGAAGATAAAAAGAAAGATGATGAACAGAAGAAGAAAGATGATGAACAAAAGAAGAAAGATGAAGATGAAAAGAAGAAGAGTAAAGAGCAGAAGAAAAGGGCTGAAAAAATAGACAATAATATAAAGGCTGACAAAAAGTTAAATGATAATAGTACTGTACCTAGTAGTTCAAGTGCAGATTATAAAAGGGGATTCAAACACCAAGCCTTTTCAAATTCAACACAGGTAATTTTAGTTACTACAAAAGGAATGGGCACAAGTTATTGCAATATAAAGTTTTATGAAAAGGCCGGTGAAGACTGGAATGTGATAACCGAAACATCGGGAAGGCTTGGAAGTAATGGATTAGCATATATATCGAATAGGAAACAGTCTACAAATAAGACTCCAGCCGGAGTTATAAATATAATTTCAGCTTTTGGAGTTGCAAATAACCCAGGAACAAAATATTCTTACACTAAAGTAAATAATGAGATGTATTGGGATTTGAATAGTGGTAGTTCCACATATAATAGACTTATATATAATAATCCAGGTGGTGATTATGAACATCTAGCAAGCTATCCAACTCAGTACAAGTATGCCTTAGTTACAGATTATAATAATGGGCAAGTTCAAGATAAAGGTGGAGCAATATTTTTACACTGCAATGGGAATGGATCTACAGGGGGATGCGTCTCTATGGATGAAACATCAATGAGAAATATAATAACTAGGGTAGATCCAAATAAAAACCCAAAGATATTAATAATACCAAACTCTGACTTAGGAAGTTACTGGAACTGA
- a CDS encoding DegV family protein, translating into MAVEILTDSTSYIPKGILNKLSINMVSLNIIFDDKSYKERDMENEDFYNIMDERGIPTSSQPSVNDMYDQMKKVVENGNSLLCIFLSSHMSGTFSTANMVKDMILEEYKDANIDILDSKSNSMQLGFAVIVAARAAKEGKELEQVKKIAEDNMRRSKFLFIPDNLEYLRKGGRIGGASSIIGNVLKIIPILTVEDGKTTVLTKIRTKKKALLTLVDNMVHDVNIYGIGEVVIHHINCKDEAIKLAHIIKEKINIDIDICDIGPVIGMHVGPKAMGIVYYTKRDMK; encoded by the coding sequence ATGGCAGTAGAAATTTTAACTGATAGCACAAGTTATATACCTAAAGGTATTCTAAATAAGTTAAGCATAAATATGGTATCTTTAAATATAATATTTGACGACAAGAGTTATAAAGAAAGGGACATGGAAAATGAAGACTTTTATAATATAATGGATGAAAGAGGAATTCCAACGTCCTCACAACCTAGTGTTAATGATATGTATGATCAAATGAAAAAAGTTGTAGAAAATGGGAATAGTCTTTTATGTATATTTTTATCCTCCCATATGAGTGGAACATTTTCTACGGCTAATATGGTTAAAGATATGATTTTAGAAGAATATAAAGATGCAAACATAGATATATTAGACTCTAAGTCTAACTCAATGCAACTTGGATTTGCGGTAATTGTAGCTGCAAGAGCTGCAAAAGAGGGAAAAGAGTTAGAACAAGTTAAAAAGATAGCAGAAGATAATATGAGAAGAAGTAAATTTTTGTTTATACCAGATAATCTTGAGTATTTAAGAAAAGGTGGAAGAATCGGTGGTGCCAGCAGTATTATCGGAAATGTACTTAAGATAATACCTATTTTAACAGTGGAAGACGGTAAGACAACGGTATTAACTAAAATAAGAACTAAGAAAAAGGCCTTATTAACATTAGTGGATAATATGGTTCACGATGTTAATATATATGGAATAGGGGAAGTAGTAATCCATCATATAAACTGCAAAGATGAGGCAATTAAATTGGCTCATATAATAAAAGAAAAGATAAATATAGACATTGATATATGTGATATAGGACCTGTAATAGGAATGCATGTAGGACCTAAGGCTATGGGCATAGTTTATTACACTAAAAGAGATATGAAATAA
- a CDS encoding MATE family efflux transporter, translating into MNKKSTDLGKGSVGKILLRLALPAIVAQLVNVLYNIVDRIFIGRMPSGDIAMAGVGIAFPIIMLVSAFSALIGMGGAPLAAIKMGEGDNTAAEKIMGNSFSMLLILGTILTILFMIFKEPILWAFGASEATINFALDYLNLYLVGTIFVQIAPGMNTFIYTQGFAKIGMATVITGAVINIILDSIFIFVFDMGVKGAALATIIAQVVSALWVFHFLIGNKSIIKIKRKYLVPDLNIVLSIIALGVPPFIMHSTESIVLIVLNNKVQVYGGDLAVGAMTIMSSIMQIVTLPIIGLSQGAQPIISYNYGAGNLHRVKKTFKILFINCITYTIIMWGLLMLFPKVFVSIFNNKSELLQITSMSIRIFFSGILLFGAQIACQQTFLALGQAKISLIMALLRKVVLLIPLIFILPIFFEDKLKAVLLAEPISDVLAAITTSICFYIFYKRNLVDGASTKIHM; encoded by the coding sequence TTGAACAAAAAGTCAACAGATTTAGGTAAAGGATCTGTAGGAAAGATTTTGTTAAGACTAGCTTTGCCAGCTATTGTAGCACAACTTGTAAATGTTTTGTATAACATAGTAGATAGAATCTTTATAGGTAGAATGCCTAGTGGTGATATAGCCATGGCAGGCGTTGGAATAGCTTTCCCAATTATCATGCTAGTATCAGCATTTAGTGCGCTTATAGGTATGGGGGGAGCTCCACTTGCAGCTATTAAAATGGGTGAAGGTGATAATACAGCTGCAGAAAAGATAATGGGAAATAGTTTTTCTATGTTATTAATATTAGGAACTATTTTAACTATATTGTTTATGATATTTAAAGAGCCTATACTTTGGGCTTTTGGTGCCAGTGAAGCAACTATTAACTTTGCTTTAGATTATTTGAATTTATATCTTGTAGGTACCATATTTGTGCAAATAGCACCAGGAATGAACACTTTTATATATACCCAGGGGTTTGCTAAAATAGGTATGGCTACAGTAATAACAGGTGCTGTTATAAATATAATATTAGATTCTATATTTATATTTGTATTTGATATGGGGGTTAAGGGCGCAGCTTTAGCAACTATAATAGCTCAAGTTGTTTCAGCTTTATGGGTATTTCATTTTTTGATTGGAAATAAAAGCATCATTAAAATTAAGAGGAAGTATTTGGTTCCAGATTTAAATATAGTTTTATCTATTATTGCTCTAGGGGTGCCTCCATTTATAATGCATTCTACTGAAAGCATAGTTTTGATAGTTTTAAATAATAAAGTTCAAGTTTATGGTGGAGATTTAGCTGTAGGTGCTATGACTATAATGAGCAGTATTATGCAAATAGTAACACTCCCTATAATAGGCCTATCTCAAGGGGCACAACCTATTATAAGTTACAATTATGGGGCCGGGAATTTACATAGAGTAAAGAAAACTTTCAAGATATTATTTATAAACTGCATAACTTATACCATAATTATGTGGGGATTACTAATGTTATTTCCAAAAGTCTTCGTATCTATATTTAATAATAAATCAGAACTTTTGCAAATTACATCTATGAGCATAAGAATATTCTTTTCAGGAATTTTACTGTTTGGAGCTCAAATAGCTTGTCAGCAAACATTTCTTGCATTAGGGCAAGCAAAAATATCTTTAATTATGGCTCTGCTTAGAAAGGTTGTGCTATTAATACCACTTATATTTATACTTCCTATATTTTTTGAAGATAAGCTTAAGGCAGTATTACTAGCTGAACCTATATCAGATGTTTTAGCAGCTATAACAACAAGTATATGTTTTTACATATTTTATAAAAGAAATTTAGTAGATGGTGCAAGTACAAAGATTCATATGTAA
- a CDS encoding ornithine aminomutase subunit alpha — MKRENDFEERREHLKHLNNDELYERFWSLTEEIVKPMVELGHDYTSPAIERSVLLRMGFSSIEAKPIIDYGTKWNLLSKGIGNVVLTYGRLRDISYLKAGEELSKGIGWDMILKEMKGGDR; from the coding sequence ATGAAAAGAGAAAACGATTTCGAGGAAAGAAGGGAACATTTAAAGCATTTAAATAATGATGAGTTGTATGAAAGATTTTGGAGTCTTACAGAAGAGATAGTTAAACCTATGGTGGAACTTGGGCATGATTATACATCTCCAGCTATTGAACGATCTGTGCTTTTAAGGATGGGATTCTCAAGTATTGAAGCAAAACCTATAATTGATTATGGTACAAAGTGGAACCTTCTTTCAAAAGGAATAGGTAATGTGGTTTTAACCTATGGAAGGCTTCGAGATATTTCTTATCTTAAAGCAGGAGAAGAACTATCTAAAGGTATAGGATGGGATATGATTTTAAAAGAGATGAAGGGAGGGGATAGATAA